From Xylanibacter oryzae DSM 17970, a single genomic window includes:
- a CDS encoding glycosyltransferase family 2 protein: MMKVSIITCTYNSEKTILDTINSVLSQKYKNIEYLIIDGKSTDSTIDIIRLNQFNFSGRLRFISEPDNGIYDAMNKGILNSTGDIIGFLNSDDYFTSDDVIGSMIDNFEEGIDAVYGDVHFIKNGNKEKCVRYYSSAIFRPMMLKYGLMPAHPTFYAKKDVYLKYGLFSLDYKIAADYDMMVRLFYKYNIKAKYIKMDFVTMRVGGISTKNLYSRFLTTKEDLKACRNYGLKTNLFFISFKYLKKIFEIKPNII, translated from the coding sequence ATGATGAAAGTTTCAATAATTACATGTACATATAATAGCGAGAAGACTATTCTTGATACAATAAATTCTGTATTGTCCCAAAAGTATAAAAATATTGAATACCTGATTATAGATGGCAAAAGCACCGATAGTACAATTGACATTATACGACTTAATCAATTTAATTTTTCTGGCCGTCTTCGTTTTATATCAGAGCCTGATAATGGCATTTATGATGCAATGAATAAGGGTATTCTGAATAGTACAGGCGATATAATAGGTTTTCTTAATTCGGATGATTATTTTACATCGGATGACGTGATAGGAAGTATGATTGATAATTTTGAGGAAGGTATTGATGCCGTATACGGTGATGTACATTTCATTAAGAATGGTAATAAAGAAAAATGTGTGCGTTATTATTCTTCAGCTATATTTCGACCCATGATGTTGAAATATGGATTAATGCCTGCACATCCTACATTTTATGCAAAAAAGGATGTGTATCTAAAATATGGTCTATTTTCTTTGGATTACAAAATCGCTGCAGATTATGATATGATGGTGCGTCTTTTTTATAAATATAATATAAAGGCTAAGTATATTAAAATGGATTTTGTTACTATGAGAGTAGGGGGAATAAGTACAAAAAATCTGTATAGCAGATTTTTAACCACAAAAGAGGACCTTAAGGCTTGCCGTAATTATGGGCTAAAAACTAATTTATTTTTTATATCATTTAAGTATTTAAAGAAAATCTTTGAAATCAAACCAAATATAATATAA
- a CDS encoding alpha-N-arabinofuranosidase yields MNKLFTTLILLSAISVSSVADTENHGIIHADQCKQIIYKEIYGQFAEHLGSCIYGGLWVGENSNIPNINGYRKDVFEALKNLKVPVLRWPGGCFADEYHWMDGIGPKDKRPTMQNNNWGGTIENNSFGTHEFLNLCEMLGCEPYISGNVGSGTVEELAKWVEYMTSGGNTPMAKLRRENGRDKPWHVKFLGVGNESWGCGGNMRPEYYSDLFRRYSTYCRNYDGNQLYKIASGASDYDYNWTKVMMNNVGHRMDGISLHYYTVTGWNGSKGSATKFNNNDFYWTMGKCLEIENVINKHCAIMDKEDPKKQIGLLVDEWGTWWDEEPGTIKGHLYQQNSMRDAFVAALTLNVFHRHTDRIRMANIAQVVNVLQSMILTNDKGQMVLTPTYHVFEMYKKFQDATYLPTDLKCDSMNVPDNRNIPIVSASAAREKDSNTIVISLVNVSLDKAQNVSLNIEGAKTNTVSGRILTCKNIKDYNDFDNPNLVKPAIFSDAKVSKSGLKVKIPARSVVVLELK; encoded by the coding sequence ATGAACAAGCTATTCACTACATTAATATTGTTATCAGCAATATCTGTTTCTTCTGTGGCTGATACTGAAAATCATGGAATTATACATGCTGATCAGTGTAAACAGATAATATACAAAGAAATTTATGGCCAATTTGCGGAACATTTGGGTTCTTGCATATATGGTGGACTGTGGGTTGGAGAAAACTCAAATATTCCGAATATTAATGGATACCGTAAAGATGTTTTTGAAGCCTTGAAAAACCTAAAAGTTCCAGTATTAAGATGGCCTGGGGGCTGTTTTGCAGACGAATATCATTGGATGGACGGTATTGGACCTAAAGATAAACGCCCAACCATGCAGAATAATAATTGGGGAGGAACTATTGAAAACAATAGTTTTGGTACTCATGAATTTCTAAACTTGTGCGAAATGCTTGGTTGTGAACCATATATAAGTGGTAATGTCGGAAGCGGAACAGTTGAAGAACTTGCCAAGTGGGTAGAATATATGACAAGTGGTGGTAATACACCTATGGCAAAACTCCGCAGAGAAAATGGGCGCGATAAACCATGGCACGTAAAATTTCTGGGAGTAGGCAATGAGAGTTGGGGATGCGGAGGTAATATGCGTCCTGAATATTACAGTGACTTATTCCGAAGATATTCTACTTATTGCAGAAATTACGACGGTAACCAACTTTATAAAATAGCTAGTGGAGCTAGTGATTATGATTACAATTGGACTAAAGTAATGATGAATAATGTAGGGCATCGTATGGATGGAATCTCACTCCATTACTATACTGTTACTGGATGGAACGGCAGTAAAGGTTCTGCAACAAAATTCAATAATAATGACTTTTATTGGACAATGGGGAAATGCCTAGAAATAGAGAATGTTATAAACAAACATTGTGCTATAATGGATAAAGAAGATCCCAAAAAACAAATAGGACTTCTCGTTGACGAATGGGGAACATGGTGGGACGAAGAGCCAGGGACAATCAAAGGACATTTATATCAGCAAAATTCAATGCGTGACGCTTTTGTAGCAGCACTAACATTGAATGTCTTTCATCGTCACACAGATCGTATAAGAATGGCAAACATTGCTCAGGTAGTAAATGTTTTGCAGTCTATGATACTTACAAACGACAAAGGACAAATGGTTCTTACACCAACCTATCATGTATTCGAAATGTACAAAAAATTTCAAGATGCTACATATTTACCAACAGATTTAAAATGTGACAGCATGAATGTGCCTGACAATAGAAATATTCCAATTGTAAGTGCTTCAGCTGCACGCGAGAAAGATTCCAATACAATAGTCATCTCATTAGTAAATGTAAGTCTTGATAAGGCTCAGAATGTATCATTAAATATAGAAGGAGCCAAAACTAATACAGTAAGTGGAAGAATTCTTACATGCAAGAATATTAAGGATTATAATGACTTTGATAATCCTAATTTAGTAAAGCCAGCAATATTCAGTGATGCGAAGGTTTCTAAAAGCGGGTTAAAAGTAAAAATCCCGGCAAGATCCGTCGTAGTATTGGAATTAAAATAG
- a CDS encoding RpiB/LacA/LacB family sugar-phosphate isomerase, whose amino-acid sequence MDIKTIGLASDHAGYELKQYVKQYCEAHGYEYKDYGTYSTDSCDYSDFGHALAQGIESGEVYPGIAICGSGEGISMTLNKHQNIRAGLCWIPEIAHLIRQHNNANVLVMPGRFIDNAMAKKIMDEYFSTDFEGGRHQRRIDKIPIQKK is encoded by the coding sequence ATGGACATTAAAACGATAGGACTAGCCAGCGACCACGCAGGATATGAACTTAAACAGTATGTTAAACAATACTGCGAGGCTCATGGCTATGAATATAAGGATTACGGCACATACTCTACTGATAGTTGTGACTATTCGGATTTTGGCCACGCATTAGCACAAGGAATAGAATCTGGCGAAGTGTATCCTGGTATAGCAATATGTGGTAGTGGTGAAGGGATAAGTATGACGCTTAATAAGCATCAGAATATCCGTGCTGGATTGTGCTGGATACCAGAAATAGCACATCTCATACGCCAGCATAATAACGCCAATGTTCTTGTAATGCCAGGAAGATTCATAGATAATGCCATGGCAAAAAAAATTATGGATGAGTATTTTTCTACTGACTTTGAAGGTGGACGCCATCAAAGGAGAATAGATAAAATTCCTATTCAGAAAAAATAG
- a CDS encoding transketolase family protein, with product MNDKKLMNLAADNIRILAASMVEKAKSGHPGGAMGGADFINVLFSEFLVYDPENPTWEGRDRFYLDPGHMSPMLYSVLCLSGKFTLDELQQLRQWGSPTPGHPERDLERGIENTSGPLGQGHTFAAGAAVAEKFLQARLGKEMIQHKIYAYISDGGIEEEISQGTGRLAGVLGLNNLIMFYDSNDIQLSTECGMVMNEDTEAKYKAWGWNVIKINGNDPDQIREAIKKAQNEESRPTLIIGKTIMGKGALKDDGSSYERNVKTHGAPLGGDAFQNTIKNLSGDPTDPFKIFDDVKALYENRQIELKKIVAERHAAEAAWAKTNPEKAAQMKEWFSGKAPKVDWSTVIQKENSATRAASAACLGALAQQVPNMICSSADLSNSDKTDGFLKYTKSLVKDDFSGAFFQAGVSELTMACMCIGMYLHGGVIPACGTFFVFSDYMKPAVRMAALMQVPIKFIWTHDAFRVGEDGPTHEPVEQEAQIRLMEKMKNHAGKDSVRVFRPADADETTVCWKLAMENIETPTALIFSRQNITKLPAGTDYEQAAKGAYVVAGSDEKFDVILLADGSEVATLVSGTELLRKDGIKVRIVSVPSEGLFRNQSKEYQESILPKGSKIFGMTAGLPVTLEGLVGANGKVFGMESFGFSAPYQVLDQKLGYTAENVYNQVKELLAE from the coding sequence ATGAATGACAAGAAATTAATGAATTTAGCAGCAGACAATATCCGTATTTTGGCTGCATCAATGGTAGAAAAAGCAAAATCAGGACATCCGGGCGGTGCTATGGGTGGAGCTGATTTCATAAATGTTCTCTTCTCTGAATTTTTGGTTTATGATCCAGAAAATCCAACATGGGAAGGACGCGATCGCTTTTATCTCGATCCAGGTCACATGTCCCCAATGCTATATTCAGTACTTTGTCTATCAGGAAAATTCACTCTTGACGAACTTCAGCAGTTACGTCAATGGGGATCTCCCACTCCAGGACATCCAGAACGTGATTTAGAACGCGGTATAGAAAATACGTCAGGACCTCTAGGCCAAGGACATACATTTGCAGCTGGTGCTGCAGTAGCAGAGAAGTTCCTTCAAGCCCGTCTTGGTAAAGAAATGATTCAGCATAAAATTTACGCTTATATATCAGATGGCGGAATTGAAGAAGAAATATCTCAGGGCACAGGCCGCCTTGCTGGTGTTCTAGGACTAAATAATCTTATAATGTTTTACGATTCTAATGATATCCAGCTCTCTACAGAGTGTGGTATGGTTATGAACGAAGACACTGAAGCAAAATATAAAGCATGGGGATGGAACGTTATAAAAATTAATGGTAACGACCCAGACCAAATTCGCGAAGCTATTAAGAAAGCTCAAAACGAAGAATCACGTCCTACTCTAATAATAGGAAAAACTATTATGGGCAAAGGTGCATTGAAAGATGATGGATCTAGCTATGAGCGTAATGTTAAGACTCATGGTGCACCTCTAGGAGGTGATGCTTTCCAAAATACTATTAAGAACCTTAGTGGAGATCCGACTGATCCATTCAAAATTTTTGATGATGTTAAAGCGCTATATGAAAATCGTCAGATTGAATTGAAAAAGATAGTCGCAGAGCGTCACGCAGCAGAAGCAGCATGGGCTAAGACAAATCCAGAAAAGGCCGCACAGATGAAGGAATGGTTTTCTGGAAAAGCACCAAAAGTCGATTGGAGCACAGTCATCCAAAAAGAGAATTCTGCTACACGTGCAGCATCTGCAGCATGCCTTGGCGCACTAGCGCAACAAGTTCCTAACATGATATGTTCATCTGCCGACCTATCAAACAGTGATAAGACTGACGGTTTCTTAAAGTATACAAAGTCACTTGTTAAAGATGACTTCTCTGGAGCATTTTTCCAGGCAGGAGTAAGTGAGTTAACAATGGCTTGCATGTGTATAGGTATGTATCTTCATGGTGGAGTTATTCCGGCATGTGGAACATTCTTCGTCTTCTCAGACTATATGAAACCAGCTGTACGTATGGCGGCATTAATGCAGGTACCTATCAAATTTATCTGGACACATGATGCGTTCCGTGTAGGTGAAGATGGACCAACTCATGAACCAGTAGAGCAGGAAGCACAAATCCGTCTTATGGAGAAGATGAAAAACCATGCAGGAAAAGATAGCGTAAGAGTATTCCGTCCTGCAGATGCAGATGAGACAACCGTATGTTGGAAACTTGCTATGGAAAATATAGAAACACCAACAGCTCTAATTTTCTCACGCCAAAATATCACGAAACTCCCAGCCGGAACAGATTATGAACAAGCTGCTAAGGGTGCTTACGTAGTAGCAGGAAGCGATGAAAAATTTGATGTAATTCTTCTTGCTGATGGTTCTGAGGTTGCAACTCTTGTATCAGGAACTGAACTTCTACGCAAAGATGGTATTAAAGTCCGTATAGTAAGTGTTCCTAGTGAAGGTTTATTCCGCAATCAAAGTAAGGAGTATCAGGAAAGTATACTGCCAAAAGGAAGCAAAATCTTTGGTATGACAGCTGGCCTTCCTGTAACACTTGAAGGACTAGTAGGAGCAAATGGAAAAGTATTTGGCATGGAAAGCTTCGGCTTCTCAGCACCTTATCAAGTACTAGATCAAAAATTAGGATATACTGCAGAGAACGTATATAATCAAGTTAAAGAACTTTTAGCAGAATAA